The nucleotide window TAAAAGAAGCTTCTTCTAGAAACGTAACTTCTTCTTCTAACAACGAAGAAAGATCTACTCTTGGAGACATCGATGCATTAGCAGAGTTGAAAAGAAAAATGGAAGAAGGTAAATAATCTTTGAACCATTGATATAAATAGGGAGCCGCTCATTTGAGCGGCTTTTTTTGTGAATATATGTAAGGAAGAACAGCAGAATATTTAAGATGTTAAAATAACCAGTTCCTTCAAGTAAACTATTAAAAGTTGATTGATATATACAATAGAAAATTTATTAATAAAATAATTTATTTGGTGGAAATATTTAAATCAAAAGACACATAGAAAACCAAAAACAAAACCTAATAAATCTAAATGTATGATACTTTTCTGTTGATTGATAAATATGTAAAATAATTTTAATATTCTGTTTTATATATGTATTTCGTTATATTTTAATTTTTGATAAAAAAAATATTAAACTTGTGTGAATTATTTGTAGATTAGCGTCTTTAATAATGGATATGAAAAACAAAGCTTTACCTCTTTTATTTGCAGTATTTTCTGCATTTCCGACAATATTATTCGGACAGGATAATGAAAAACTGATTAAAGATTATATTTCTCAAAACAAAATAAGGGAATATAAAAAGTCTGACCTTAATAATTTCATTGTTGATAATGTAGATCCTTCAAAATCATTGAACGGAAATGTTGTAAAATTTTTACAGACCTATAATGGTTTACCTGTATACAGTTCTGTAGGAACGGCATTGATTAAGGACAATAAAATTGTTTATTACACAGATAATTTTGTAAAAGATTATACTACATCTACATCAGGTACCGCTGCGATTACTAAAACTACAGCGCTTCAAAAGATTGCTGAAGAACTGAAAAATCCGGATATTGCTGATTTTACTATTCTTGGATACCTTGAAAAGACCCAGAAAAGAGCTACTTCAGCCAATCAAAGGCTGGTTTATACGAATGATGAAAGCGGAAACCTGCGTCTTGCTTATGAATATACCTTAATGGAGCCAAAATCTCCAAACTACTGGAATATCTTGGTAGATGCGAACAATGGAAATATCCTGTTAAAAAATAACCTGACATTGTCATGTAATTTCCATCATGATGCTTACAGTTCAGATTCAGAGTACAGCCATGCTGATCATTTTGAAAATACATTAACAGGACCTCAGAATAATATAGCAGAGAATAACATTCCATTGCTTTTACCGGATAATGCATCATACAATGTATTTCCATTGCCTATTGAAGCACCAACCTTTGGTTCCAGATCCATTATTACCAACCCATGGATCCTGAGTGCTTCTCCTGAAGGATGGCATTCTGACGGTACTAATCATTATACCATTACGAGAGGAAATAACGTTTTTGCCTATGAAGATGCAGCGGGAACTGCTTTAACAGCACCTGATTATCTTACAGGAACTCCGGCAGACGGAGGAGCAACAAGAAATTTTGATTTCCCTTTTAATATTAATGAAACGCCTTTAAACAACAGAAATGCTGCTATTACTAACTTATTTTATCTGAATAACAGAATTCACGATATTTTCTACAAGTTCGGATTTACAGAATCTGCGAGAAATTTTCAGCAGAACAATTTTGGTAGCGGACCTGTAGGAGGAGATGATGACTCTGTATATGCAGAGGCGCAGGATGGAAGCGGCTTAAATAACGCAAATTTCTCTTCACCTCAAGACGGATACAATGGAAAGATGCAAATGTATCTTTGGTCTCCGGTAGGAAGAGTATTCTATTACAATGCACCTTCTGCCGCCGTTTCCCGTACACCAGGAGCAGGAACAGCGCAGTTTGGAAACCCGTTACCTATGAGCGGGATAACCGGAGATGTAGCACTTTCATCAGTATTGGATGGATGTACAGCTTTACCGGCAAGTTCACTGACTGATAAAATAGGATTGGTTGAAAGAGGCACATGTGCTTTTGCAATTAAAGTGAAAAATCTTCAGGATGCCGGAGCTAAAGCAGCGATTATATATAATAATGTAGCGAATGGCTCTACTATAGGAAATATGGCGGGGAATGATCCTTCAATTACCATTCCTTCAGTATTGATAACCAATACAGAGGGAGAATACATCAAAACTCAGCTTGCAGCAAGTACAACTGTAAATGTTACCCTAAAAGGGAATATGACGCCGGATGGCAGCTTTGATAACGGAATTGTAACCCATGAATACGGTCATGGAATATCAAACAGAATGACAGGTGCAGGATATGCATGTCTGAATGCTAACGTAAGTAAAGAACAAATGGGAGAAGGCTGGTCTGATTTCTTTGCCTTAATGTTAACCAATAAAGCCGGTGACAATGCTACTGTAGCAAGAGGTACTGGGACTTATGCGCTGGGGCAGGCGATAACAGGTGCTGGTATCAGACCTGCAAAATATTCAACAAATCTTGCGGTTAACGGATTTACTTATGGAAATACCAACGGAATGGAATACAATAACGGATCAGCAATCGTTCCGGATGTACACTCTATTGGTTTTGTATGGGCAACGATGTTATGGGACCTTCACTGGAAATATGTTGAGAAATATGGCTATTCTTCAGATGTATTATCAACCACTCCAAATGGAAGTACAAAAGTGTTACAGCTGGTAACAGATGCTCTGAAATTACAGGGCTGTAATCCAAGCTTTATTGATGGAAGAAATGCAATATTGGCTGCAGAATTAGCTACCACACAGGGACAGGATAAATGTATGATCTGGGGCGTTTTTGCAAGAAGAGGTCTTGGAGTAAATGCATCTGCAGGAGTTAAAAATAATATCAATGATCAGGTTCAGGACTTCAATGTACCGGAAGAATGTCTGCTGGCTACCAATGAAGTAAATGCTGATAAGAATAAGAATATCTCTATCTATCCAAACCCCGCTAAGGACGAATTTTATATTAACTTCCCAAGCAATACCCTTGGAAAAGTGAGTGTAGAACTTTATGATATGTCTGGTAAGCTGGTTTATTCAGAAGATAAGATTTCACCGGATGCCAAGAAAGCAATCTCTACAAGCAATCTTGTCAACGGAACTTATATGGTTAAAATAAAAGGACTTGGTTTCGAAGCTGCTTCGAAAGTAATGGTTAAAAAATAATTTACTTTTATAATTCATTTCAGAATCGCCACAAGCTTGCTTGTGGCGATTTTATTTATCCGTTACCACAGCACTTTACTATCATTTAATTTATATATCGTACCTTTGCAGGCTGTTAAAAAAATTATGAAGAAGAAAAATATACTAAAAGGTGTTTTATTTGTAGGGATTGGAGCTAGTATATACGGTATGTTGGCCACTTTTGTGAAAATGGCTTACCATGATGGTTTTACAACCTCAGAAGTAACTACTTCCCAATTCGTATTAGGTTTGACAGGACTTCTGATCCTTAATTTTATTCAGACCCTAATCTCGAAGCAGAAATTATCGGCGCCAAGTTCTAAAGAAGTCAGAATGTTGCTGCTTGCGGGAACTTCCCTTGGAGGAACGAGTCTGTTCTATTATATTGCAGTTCAATACATCAATGTTTCCATTGCTATTGTATTGCTGATGCAGTCGGTCTGGTTCAGTGTGGTAGTTGAAAGTATCCTTACCCGGAAACTTCCTAATGCAAGAAAAGTAGTTTCTGTAATTATTGTATTGCTGGGAACTGTTCTGGCAACCAATCTTATTAATATGGAAATAGAACTTGACTGGCATGGCGTCTTCTGGGGATTGATGGCAGCTGCTTCATATACCTTAACGATGTTTACTTCCAATACGCTGGCTACTCATCTTCCGGTTTTCAGAAAGAGTATCATTATGCTGGCAGGAGGTTCTGTGGTGGTTTTTGCATTTTTATTCTTTGCCCAGATAGGACCAATGTATTTTGATGGGTTAAAATCATTGTACTTAAATTTTACAGATAATACAGAACATATTCACCCGTTTAACTATTCAATTTTCCTGACATACGGTTTTGTTCTGGCTTTGTTTGGGACGATCATTCCACCGGTTTTATTCAATATCGGTTTTCCGAATGCAGGATTAGGATTGGGAAGTATTGTTTCATCTCTTGAGCTTCCGGTTTCTGTAACGATGGCTTTTGTTTTACTGGGAGAAAAAGTGTTTTTCATCCAATGGGTAGGGATTGCCCTGATTCTTTTTGCTATTGTTTTGATGAATTTACCTTCAAAAAAAGAAAAAGAAGTTTCAATGGCAGAAATGTCTTAATAATATTTAACTAAAAATAACAGTTGAAACCGTTCCCGTTGGAGCGGTTTTTTTTAATTTTAATCTTTAAAATAAAGCTTCATGAAATATTTCAGAAAAATAATAGCCGTTTTCACAGTAACGATGTCCGGTTTTATGTTTTCACAGGTAAGACCTTTGGATGCAATGTTATCTGATTATCAATATCCTTATGAAGTTCATTTT belongs to Chryseobacterium gleum and includes:
- a CDS encoding EamA family transporter, producing MKKKNILKGVLFVGIGASIYGMLATFVKMAYHDGFTTSEVTTSQFVLGLTGLLILNFIQTLISKQKLSAPSSKEVRMLLLAGTSLGGTSLFYYIAVQYINVSIAIVLLMQSVWFSVVVESILTRKLPNARKVVSVIIVLLGTVLATNLINMEIELDWHGVFWGLMAAASYTLTMFTSNTLATHLPVFRKSIIMLAGGSVVVFAFLFFAQIGPMYFDGLKSLYLNFTDNTEHIHPFNYSIFLTYGFVLALFGTIIPPVLFNIGFPNAGLGLGSIVSSLELPVSVTMAFVLLGEKVFFIQWVGIALILFAIVLMNLPSKKEKEVSMAEMS
- a CDS encoding T9SS-dependent M36 family metallopeptidase; amino-acid sequence: MKNKALPLLFAVFSAFPTILFGQDNEKLIKDYISQNKIREYKKSDLNNFIVDNVDPSKSLNGNVVKFLQTYNGLPVYSSVGTALIKDNKIVYYTDNFVKDYTTSTSGTAAITKTTALQKIAEELKNPDIADFTILGYLEKTQKRATSANQRLVYTNDESGNLRLAYEYTLMEPKSPNYWNILVDANNGNILLKNNLTLSCNFHHDAYSSDSEYSHADHFENTLTGPQNNIAENNIPLLLPDNASYNVFPLPIEAPTFGSRSIITNPWILSASPEGWHSDGTNHYTITRGNNVFAYEDAAGTALTAPDYLTGTPADGGATRNFDFPFNINETPLNNRNAAITNLFYLNNRIHDIFYKFGFTESARNFQQNNFGSGPVGGDDDSVYAEAQDGSGLNNANFSSPQDGYNGKMQMYLWSPVGRVFYYNAPSAAVSRTPGAGTAQFGNPLPMSGITGDVALSSVLDGCTALPASSLTDKIGLVERGTCAFAIKVKNLQDAGAKAAIIYNNVANGSTIGNMAGNDPSITIPSVLITNTEGEYIKTQLAASTTVNVTLKGNMTPDGSFDNGIVTHEYGHGISNRMTGAGYACLNANVSKEQMGEGWSDFFALMLTNKAGDNATVARGTGTYALGQAITGAGIRPAKYSTNLAVNGFTYGNTNGMEYNNGSAIVPDVHSIGFVWATMLWDLHWKYVEKYGYSSDVLSTTPNGSTKVLQLVTDALKLQGCNPSFIDGRNAILAAELATTQGQDKCMIWGVFARRGLGVNASAGVKNNINDQVQDFNVPEECLLATNEVNADKNKNISIYPNPAKDEFYINFPSNTLGKVSVELYDMSGKLVYSEDKISPDAKKAISTSNLVNGTYMVKIKGLGFEAASKVMVKK